In a genomic window of Vespula vulgaris chromosome 13, iyVesVulg1.1, whole genome shotgun sequence:
- the LOC127068510 gene encoding unconventional myosin-Va isoform X2, with the protein MATLGLSKVFILDKYFTELQKFWETEKKLQDASSSNEAVHLQQRLRSLSTELVTLRNRLHVSQPPNGGSVPSPGTQGALSKSPEKGNSVVTGVAAGVGTNTGSSGTGNGNGTGNGAPSSPAPAVPPRTSLPPASTVSHGIGHPTGHSSNHSTSHTLTASAIVHPHVNHASANTLGHNSTVANNFISDLDPTKRHNGVSDDGIVSCVTALGCLRSPPISSIIADVKNAKSNQGQHRCLPKATTPASTGPATSTALDDLIHLPGPLTEDAVLKCLQARFCAKQYHTNVGPILVSINPYTDVGNPLTLTSTRAVPLAPQLNRVVQEAVRQQSETGYPQAIILSGTSGSGKTYASMLLLRQLFDVAGGGPETDAFKHLAAAFTVLRSLGSAKTATNSESSRIGHFIEVQVTDGALYRTKIHCYFLDQTRVIRPLPDEKNYHIFYQMLAGLSHEERVKLNLEGYNLKNLRYLQNGDTRQDEAEDAIRFQAWKACLGVLGIPFLDVVRVLAAVLILGNVGFTDGPGVEVGVIGENELASVAALLGVPPPALLRGLTSRTHNARGQLVKSVCDANMSNMTRDSLAKALYCRTVATIVRRANSLKRLGSTLGTLSSDSNESVHNQAEVTSQHASTIGSSAGGTGSRSMTALNNAVRHATDGFIGILDMFGFEDPKPSQLEHLCINLCAETMQHFYNTHIFKSSIESCRDEGIRCDVEVDYVDNVPCIDLISSLRTGLLSMLDVECSIRGTAESYVAKVKVQHKQNLRLFEPRPVDCRSFGIQHFAGRVTYDASDFLDTNKDVVPDDLVAVFYKHTCSFGFATHLFGSELKALYANDTVPRGVSFRISPTSHTDLLNGDEPISTLTQDFHTRLDNLLRTLVHARPHFVRCIRSNGTETPMHLDRGVAMRQIRSLQVLETVNLMAGGYPHRMRFKAFNARYRLIAPFKQLRRAEEQAVEDTKLILQNAQQLKNKFGASTSWALGKRHIFLSEGIRQQLECLRSETRRKAATVIQATWRGWRVRRRWPLRRTTMCVSTVIGQKKLQQTTTTGNTGTVQRNVTTGTGTGTGTRPRPQPIAGTPPPDPSEKCADQKMIQQTCTLFGLDLERPPPVPPSRSYTVTGNTKLGYPQTRIMKMPFPEEGEGEVVLLKGETVLVIGASPRRGHLLVEHNNTTLHVPYQFMELKPCNINV; encoded by the exons ATGGCCACCCTCGGCCTCTCGAAGGTCTTCATACTGGACAAGTACTTTACGGAGCTGCAGAAGTTCTGGGAGACAGAGAAGAAGCTTCAAG ATGCCTCGTCCTCGAACGAAGCTGTACACCTACAGCAACGTCTGAGGAGCCTGAGCACGGAACTGGTGACCCTGAGGAACCGGCTACACGTAAGCCAACCTCCAAACGGTGGTTCAGTGCCGTCACCAGGAACACAAGGTGCCCTGTCGAAAAGTCCAGAGAAGGGTAATTCTGTTGTTACTGGTGTTGCTGCTGGTGTTGGTACTAATACCGGTAGCAGTGGTACTGGTAATGGTAATGGTACTGGTAATGGTGCACCTTCCTCACCAGCACCAGCCGTACCACCAAGGACCAGCTTACCACCTGCATCCACGGTATCCCATGGAATCGGCCATCCGACTGGTCACTCGTCCAACCATTCCACCAGTCACACGCTCACGGCATCCGCGATCGTTCATCCTCACGTCAATCACGCCTCTGCGAACACGCTCGGCCACAACTCCACTGTCGCGAATAATTTCATATCTG ATTTAGATCCAACGAAGCGGCACAACGGCGTGTCGGACGATGGTATAGTATCTTGTGTGACAGCCCTTGGTTGCCTACGATCACCTCCAATCTCCAGTATTATCGCCGACGTGAAGAACGCTAAGAGTAATCAAGGCCAGCATCGATGTCTCCCGAAAGCAACCACACCAGCCAGTACTGGTCCTGCGACCTCTACGGCCTTGGACGATCTCATTCATTTACCTGGACCTCTCACGGAGGATGCGGTACTCAAATGCCTTCAAGCTCGTTTTTGTGCTAAACAGTATCAC ACGAATGTGGGGCCTATCTTGGTCAGTATCAATCCTTACACGGATGTTGGGAATCCACTGACCTTGACGAGTACCAGGGCCGTACCATTGGCACCCCAATTGAACAGGGTCGTCCAGGAAGCTGTAAGACAACAATCAGAGACTGGTTATCCACAAGCGATTATACTTTCTG GAACAAGCGGATCCGGGAAAACGTATGCCTCGATGTTATTACTTCGGCAACTTTTCGACGTAGCTGGCGGTGGCCCGGAAACAGACGCTTTTAAACATCTGGCAGCTGCATTCACGGTTCTTAGATCTTTGGGATCTGCTAAAACTGCCACGAACTCGGAAAGTTCAAGAATA GGTCACTTCATCGAGGTACAAGTTACCGACGGAGCTTTGTACAGAACAAAAATTCATTGTTATTTCTTGGATCAAACGAGAGTGATCCGACCATTACCAGATgagaaaaattatcatatattctATCAGATGTTAGCTGGTTTGTCTCACGAGGAGAGAG TGAAACTCAATTTGGAAGGATATAATCTGAAAAATTTGAGGTACCTACAAAATGGCGATACTAGACAGGACGAGGCAGAAGATGCGATAAGATTTCAAGCTTGGAAAGCTTGTTTGG GTGTTCTCGGTATACCTTTCCTCGACGTTGTAAGAGTATTAGCTGCTGTTTTGATTCTTGGTAACGTAGGATTCACGGATGGGCCTGGAGTTGAGGTTGGTGTAATCGGAGAAAATGAACTCGCTTCGGTGGCCGCACTTTTGGGGGTTCCGCCACCTGCACTTCTCAGAGGTCTTACATCGAGGACCCATAATGCCCGAGGACAATTGGTTAAGTCGGTCTGCGATGCAAACATG TCCAACATGACGAGAGATTCCTTGGCCAAAGCTCTTTATTGTCGTACCGTAGCAACTATAGTCAGAAGAGCTAACAGTTTAAAAAGATTAGGATCGACGCTTGGAACTCTTTCGTCTGATTCCAACGAGTCTGTTCATAATCAAGCTGAGGTCACCAGTCAACATGCTTCTACTATTGGCAGTTCTGCAG GTGGTACTGGTTCAAGGAGCATGACAGCTTTGAACAATGCCGTGAGACACGCGACAGATGGTTTTATAGGAATCTTAGACATGTTTGGATTCGAAGATCCGAAACCGAGTCAATTGGAACACCTCTGTATAAATTTGTGTGCTGAGACTATGCAACATTTTTATAACACGCACATTTTTAAGAGTTCCATCGAAAGTTGCCGTGACGAAGGTATAAGGTGTGACGTTGAGGTGGATTATGTTGACAATGTACCTTGTATCGATCTCATTTCTTCTTTG CGTACCGGTTTACTCAGCATGTTGGACGTCGAATGTTCGATACGTGGTACTGCGGAGAGTTACGTAGCCAAGGTGAAAGTTCAGCACAAACAAAATCTTCGATTATTCGAACCTAGACCAGTAGATTGCAGATCTTTCGGTATTCAACATTTTGCTGGCAGAGTCACGTACGATGCATCAGATTTTTTGG ACACCAACAAAGATGTTGTGCCTGATGATTTGGTGGCTGTCTTTTATAAACACACTTGCAGCTTTGGTTTCGCTACCCATTTGTTTGGCAGTGAATTAAAAGCTTTGTACGCAAACGATACTGTTCCAAGAGGTGTTAGCTTTAGGATATCACCGACTTCTCATACGGATCT TTTAAACGGCGATGAACCGATCTCAACGCTAACGCAAGACTTTCACACGAGATTGGACAATCTGTTAAGAACTCTGGTCCATGCTAGGCCACATTTTGTTAGATGCATCAGAAGCAATGGAACTGAAACTCCTATGCATTTGGATCGAGGTGTTGCGATGAGGCAAATACGTTCCCTGCAGGTTTTAGAGACTGTTAATTTAATGGCTGGCG GTTACCCGCATAGGATGCGATTCAAGGCGTTTAATGCGAGGTATAGATTGATCGCACCTTTCAAACAATTACGACGAGCTGAGGAACAAGCTGTCGAGGATACAAaacttattttacaaaatgcacaacaattgaaaaataaatttggagCTAGTACGAGTTGGGCACTTGGAAAGAGACACATTTTCCTTAGCGAGGGCATTCGTCAACAGTTAGAATGTTTGCGTTCGGAGACAAGAAGGAAAGCTGCCACTGTGATACAG gCTACGTGGAGAGGATGGAGAGTTCGAAGGAGATGGCCATTAAGAAGAACGACGATGTGTGTGTCAACGGTTATTGGTCAGAAGAAACTACAACAGACGACGACAACTGGTAATACTGGAACTGTTCAAAGAAATGTTACAACGGGAACAGGAACCGGAACTGGTACTCGTCCTAGACCACAACCAATCGCTGGTACACCACCACCAGATCCTTCGGAAAAATGTGCCGATCAAAAAATGATTCAACAAACTTGTACATTATTTGGCCTTGATCTG GAACGTCCACCACCGGTACCACCAAGTAGATCATACACCGTAACAGGTAATACGAAATTAGGATATCCGCAAACAAGGATCATGAAGATGCCTTTTCCag AAGAAGGGGAAGGAGAAGTAGTATTATTGAAAGGTGAAACAGTGTTAGTTATTGGAGCATCTCCGAGGCGAGGACATCTCTTAGTAGAACACAATAATACTACGTTACACGTGCCTTATCAATTCATGGAGCTTAAACCTTGCAACATtaacgtataa